A genome region from Chitinispirillales bacterium includes the following:
- a CDS encoding adenine-specific methyltransferase EcoRI family protein — protein MTLTKLHNERSKSSPVKITDYIHCESTDKTIEIHRGRNGYNWAGQKGKILEWTIPVLVEKSADEILEKIYSCSEWQTYGKGRETSIDSPALRDIIWNNIQPYMDIKSMKSVPKTGDSKSAMVRTQTKGKYIIETKRDIITIGSNECYTFYQSVAFVVEWFVKNVDKDYFRNKVVYLNADDTKSAFWLYFYNNFNKLGLKKLIATHYDGTGLSYGNSETNIKSIGIWEEYAGYIMEYEGKIIRRVPPIGVKSDFHGDFKEKICMDIARNKADIIMTNPPFGQEWKNYINAMLSTGKKLIFWGNGGAPLYNWFMPLLNSKKIQIVKDCSDTFLIGHYMTPTMWRKKITTFIYTSENISWQKPDKDHYSAKSEMLSNGTAWYDDNEMLCCDNAMVPIDTNEILAVSTTIFKHGILNAGYHIFDYHRYQPYKNGKHIFSRILIKKEQI, from the coding sequence ATGACCTTGACAAAACTACATAATGAACGGAGTAAAAGTAGCCCTGTAAAAATAACCGATTATATTCATTGTGAAAGTACTGATAAAACAATAGAAATACATCGTGGACGCAACGGTTATAATTGGGCGGGTCAAAAAGGAAAAATACTTGAATGGACTATCCCCGTTTTAGTTGAAAAATCCGCAGACGAAATCCTTGAAAAAATATACAGCTGCTCCGAATGGCAAACTTACGGGAAAGGCAGAGAAACAAGCATAGATAGTCCGGCATTACGCGATATTATTTGGAATAATATCCAACCGTACATGGATATTAAATCTATGAAAAGTGTGCCTAAAACTGGCGATAGTAAATCGGCGATGGTTAGAACTCAAACGAAAGGCAAATATATTATAGAAACAAAACGCGATATAATAACTATCGGGTCAAATGAATGTTATACCTTTTATCAAAGCGTAGCGTTTGTTGTGGAATGGTTTGTTAAAAATGTTGATAAGGATTATTTTAGAAACAAGGTTGTATATCTAAACGCAGACGATACTAAATCCGCTTTCTGGTTATACTTTTACAACAATTTTAATAAACTTGGATTAAAAAAACTTATTGCAACTCATTATGACGGGACTGGTTTATCTTATGGCAATAGTGAAACAAATATAAAATCAATCGGAATTTGGGAGGAATATGCTGGTTATATTATGGAATATGAAGGAAAAATTATAAGACGAGTTCCGCCGATTGGAGTAAAATCAGATTTTCACGGAGATTTTAAGGAAAAAATCTGTATGGATATTGCCAGAAACAAAGCCGATATAATAATGACAAATCCGCCCTTTGGACAAGAATGGAAAAATTATATAAATGCGATGTTATCTACTGGTAAAAAACTTATATTTTGGGGTAATGGCGGAGCGCCGCTGTATAATTGGTTTATGCCATTATTGAACAGTAAAAAAATACAAATAGTTAAAGATTGCAGTGATACATTTTTAATAGGACACTATATGACTCCGACTATGTGGAGGAAAAAAATAACGACATTTATTTATACAAGCGAAAATATATCTTGGCAAAAACCCGACAAAGACCATTATAGCGCCAAATCCGAAATGTTATCAAATGGCACGGCTTGGTATGACGATAATGAAATGTTATGTTGTGATAATGCCATGGTTCCGATAGATACAAACGAGATTTTAGCAGTGTCAACAACAATATTCAAGCACGGGATACTAAATGCTGGCTATCATATATTTGATTATCACAGATACCAGCCTTATAAAAATGGCAAACACATATTTTCACGAATCCTAATAAAAAAGGAACAAATATGA